Proteins co-encoded in one Gemmatimonadales bacterium genomic window:
- a CDS encoding cold-shock protein, with product MARTTGTVKWFNDAKGFGFITPEGGQKDCFVHHSAIQAQGFKSLAEGERVEFDVVQGQKGPAAENVVKLT from the coding sequence ATGGCACGCACTACCGGAACGGTCAAGTGGTTCAACGACGCCAAGGGCTTCGGCTTCATCACGCCCGAGGGCGGTCAGAAGGACTGCTTCGTCCACCATTCCGCGATCCAGGCTCAGGGCTTCAAGAGCCTGGCCGAGGGCGAGCGGGTCGAGTTCGACGTCGTGCAGGGTCAGAAGGGCCCCGCCGCGGAGAATGTCGTCAAGCTGACGTAA
- a CDS encoding UPF0182 family protein: MSRRFPPPRPRLRFRLLPTLFAALVAGFFLFPALNLLLTDWWWFREIGYQIVFTRQLSTKWLLFLAGGGLTAGVLYLNLRAAQRGLVPDPIVLKFGQSVPRLDITAALGRLSLPVSLALGLLAGLTLTSAWEAALGLIYGTSFGTADPIFSRDIGFYVFTLPALAIVLGWLTTLAVICLLLLAPLYWLRGDVVPGPGWLRIEPTAGLHLAIVLAVLFLLTALRLWLVTIPGLLYSTTGPLVGASYTDLHASLPALRLSAVVALLAAAAVLIGGMRRQLPRYALLAIGGYLLVGIVGRGLIPQVIQKLVVAPTELTRETPYLGHHIVATRRAWGLDSVDARELNGEASLTPADIRANAPTIQNVRLWDREPLLLTFGQLQEIRTYYDFISVDDDRYWIDGKYRQVLLSPRELNPASLPTRTFINEHLTFTHGMGLTLGPVNQVTSEGLPVLFVKDLPPVSTVSLKVSRPQIYYGELANDFVFVNTRQREFDHPSGEANVYAVYRGTGGVRIGNLVRRLLLAARFGSSKILFSGDITSDSRVLYYRTIMERARKALPFLRFDRDPYLVIAADGTLKWIMDAYTVTDGYPYAQPLRDGTTYMRNSVKLVIDAYNGSLTAYVSAPTDPLIRTWARIFPGIFSPLASMPADLRAHLRYPDEIYRIQTSLYTTYHMDQPEDFYHREDQWQIPVVAEAQESVPFMRHIIMRLPDEKEAEFIYMVPFTPRGKDNLAAWMVARNDGAAYGRLRVYRLSRQSLVYGPQQIENRINQDTEISRQISLWDQRGSKVIRGDLLVIPIEASLLYVQPLYLQAEGGRIPELKRVVVAYQNRVVMQETLDGALAELFGGSGPPPAQPGPVVTPGAEPADSGLQSLVAEARRRYEAAVEAQREIDWARYGEEFRRLGELLERLGKEAAKSKR; encoded by the coding sequence ATGAGCCGCCGCTTTCCGCCTCCGCGCCCTCGATTACGCTTCCGCCTGCTGCCGACGCTGTTCGCCGCGCTGGTCGCGGGATTCTTCCTGTTCCCTGCTCTCAACCTCCTGCTCACCGACTGGTGGTGGTTCCGCGAGATCGGATACCAGATCGTCTTCACCCGGCAGCTGAGCACCAAATGGCTGCTCTTCCTGGCCGGTGGCGGGCTGACGGCGGGCGTGCTCTACCTGAACCTGCGCGCCGCGCAGCGTGGCCTGGTGCCCGATCCGATCGTGCTCAAGTTCGGACAATCGGTCCCCCGGCTGGACATCACCGCGGCGCTTGGCCGCCTGAGCCTTCCGGTCTCGCTCGCCCTGGGCCTCCTGGCTGGGCTGACGCTCACCTCCGCCTGGGAGGCCGCACTCGGGCTGATCTATGGCACCAGCTTCGGGACCGCCGATCCGATCTTCTCCCGCGACATCGGCTTCTACGTGTTCACGCTGCCCGCCCTGGCCATCGTCCTCGGCTGGTTGACCACGCTCGCCGTCATCTGTCTGCTCCTGCTCGCTCCCCTCTATTGGCTGCGCGGCGACGTGGTGCCCGGCCCGGGGTGGCTCCGGATCGAGCCCACGGCGGGGCTGCATCTGGCGATCGTCCTGGCGGTTCTGTTCCTCCTGACGGCGCTCCGCCTCTGGCTGGTGACGATCCCCGGCCTGCTCTATTCGACCACCGGCCCGCTGGTCGGCGCCAGCTACACCGATCTGCACGCGAGCCTGCCGGCGCTCCGGCTCTCCGCCGTCGTGGCGCTTCTCGCGGCCGCGGCCGTGCTGATCGGAGGCATGCGGCGGCAGCTGCCCCGCTACGCACTGCTGGCCATCGGTGGCTATCTCCTGGTGGGCATTGTCGGTCGGGGACTCATTCCCCAGGTGATACAGAAGCTCGTGGTGGCTCCGACCGAGCTCACCCGCGAGACGCCGTACCTCGGGCATCACATCGTCGCCACCCGGCGGGCGTGGGGTCTCGACAGCGTGGATGCCCGCGAGCTGAACGGCGAAGCCAGCCTCACGCCGGCCGACATCCGGGCCAACGCCCCCACCATCCAGAATGTGCGGCTCTGGGACCGGGAACCGCTGCTGCTGACCTTCGGCCAGCTTCAGGAGATCCGCACCTATTACGATTTCATCTCGGTGGACGACGACCGCTACTGGATCGACGGGAAGTACCGCCAGGTGTTGCTCTCGCCCCGGGAGCTCAATCCCGCCTCGCTGCCGACCCGGACGTTCATCAACGAGCATCTCACGTTCACTCATGGGATGGGACTTACCCTCGGTCCGGTCAACCAGGTGACCAGCGAGGGCCTGCCGGTGCTGTTCGTGAAAGACCTGCCCCCGGTCTCCACCGTGTCGCTCAAGGTCAGCCGCCCCCAGATCTATTACGGCGAGCTCGCCAACGACTTCGTCTTCGTGAACACGCGGCAGCGCGAGTTCGATCACCCGTCTGGCGAAGCAAACGTCTACGCGGTGTATCGCGGGACCGGCGGCGTCCGCATCGGCAACCTCGTCCGCCGGCTGCTCCTCGCCGCCCGATTCGGCTCCTCCAAGATCCTCTTCTCAGGCGACATCACCAGCGACAGCCGGGTGCTCTACTACCGAACCATCATGGAGCGCGCCCGGAAGGCGCTGCCGTTCCTTCGGTTCGATCGGGATCCCTATCTGGTGATCGCGGCCGACGGCACCCTCAAGTGGATCATGGACGCCTATACCGTCACCGACGGCTATCCCTACGCGCAGCCGCTGCGCGATGGCACGACCTACATGCGGAACAGCGTCAAGCTCGTGATCGACGCGTACAATGGGTCGCTCACCGCGTATGTCAGCGCCCCGACCGACCCGTTGATCCGGACCTGGGCGCGCATCTTTCCCGGCATCTTCTCGCCGCTCGCCAGCATGCCCGCCGACCTTCGGGCGCACCTCCGCTACCCCGACGAGATCTACCGGATCCAGACCAGCCTCTATACCACCTACCACATGGACCAGCCGGAGGACTTCTATCACCGGGAGGACCAGTGGCAGATCCCGGTCGTCGCCGAGGCGCAGGAGTCGGTGCCGTTCATGCGGCACATCATCATGCGCCTGCCCGACGAGAAGGAGGCCGAGTTCATCTACATGGTGCCGTTCACGCCGCGGGGGAAGGACAACCTGGCCGCCTGGATGGTCGCGAGGAACGACGGCGCCGCCTACGGGCGGCTCCGGGTGTACCGGCTCTCCCGGCAGAGCCTGGTGTACGGCCCGCAGCAGATCGAGAACCGGATCAACCAGGACACCGAGATCTCCCGCCAGATCTCGCTCTGGGACCAGCGCGGCTCCAAGGTGATCCGGGGAGACCTGCTGGTGATCCCGATCGAAGCGTCACTGCTCTACGTCCAGCCACTCTACCTTCAGGCGGAAGGCGGGCGGATCCCCGAGCTCAAGCGGGTGGTCGTCGCCTACCAGAATCGGGTGGTGATGCAGGAGACGCTGGACGGCGCGCTGGCCGAGCTCTTCGGCGGATCGGGGCCGCCACCGGCGCAGCCGGGACCAGTCGTGACGCCGGGCGCCGAGCCGGCCGATTCCGGGCTCCAGTCACTGGTGGCCGAGGCCCGGCGCCGGTACGAGGCGGCAGTGGAGGCACAGCGGGAGATCGACTGGGCTCGCTACGGCGAGGAGTTCCGCCGGCTGGGCGAGCTGCTCGAGCGCCTGGGAAAGGAAGCAGCCAAATCGAAACGCTAG
- a CDS encoding glycogen debranching N-terminal domain-containing protein, whose amino-acid sequence MRADHVTRQVEIRPGERYAWQGPALLITDHRGECGGGEEPVLSGFYFRETRYLSRLRLELNGEAPWLCAVGAGRQNELAFTYAYPELAGGSGGGSGTAGDELPRDARGLPRRAIDLITLYRVGFYALEVELTITNRWAERAALELAWCLDADYADLLEADAGARQQQAGVERLAEAERLRFRYQQPGLPLETSAEADGASWRAESDRLVTSLVLQRGEGRTVRLRVTALGDEDLPDVAGLAARERVMTEWRSRVTRVHTNGRLPFGDMVQRAMDDLGSFALLEGTTEGWLAPAAGAPLYPALFGRDSLTSTWQATVLDRGELLAATLVRLAELQGTAVVPERDEEPGRIIHSVRRGPLARLGMNSFARYYADFASPFMFVISLAQLYAWTGDVRPVRRHWDAARRILDWAREYGDRDGDGYLEYQTHAKDGPKNQGWKDSGNGIVYEDGRQVPAPIATCEIQGYWFAAQQLTAVLAAALGQVGEAKAHWASAQSLKERFNRDWWMPDERFFALALDPEKRPARSITSNVGHCLAAGIIADEHVPPVVGRLFAPDMFSGWGIRTLSSEHPSYNPISYHLGSIWTVENGTMAFGLRRYGLDARTLDLFEAMVDLAMLYEGYRVPECVGGYARSEFPHPGAYPRANAPQAWNQSALPLLLQTILGLQPVAPLHLLAIDPMLPDWLPEVTLEGLRLGETRATLRFWRREDGYTDAEVVRKRGPLRLVRQPPPESLSAGLGDRFRALVDSVLP is encoded by the coding sequence ATGCGAGCGGACCACGTCACACGACAAGTCGAGATCCGGCCCGGCGAGCGCTACGCCTGGCAAGGCCCCGCGCTGCTCATCACCGACCACCGGGGAGAGTGCGGCGGAGGTGAGGAGCCGGTGCTGTCCGGATTCTACTTTCGCGAGACACGGTACCTGAGCCGCCTCCGTCTCGAGCTGAACGGAGAGGCGCCCTGGTTATGCGCGGTGGGGGCCGGGAGGCAGAACGAGCTGGCATTCACCTATGCATACCCTGAGCTCGCCGGCGGCAGCGGCGGCGGGAGCGGGACCGCGGGGGACGAGCTTCCCCGTGACGCCCGGGGCCTGCCCCGGCGGGCGATCGACCTGATCACGCTCTACCGGGTGGGCTTCTACGCTCTGGAGGTGGAGCTCACGATCACCAATCGCTGGGCCGAGCGCGCGGCGCTGGAGCTCGCGTGGTGTCTCGACGCCGACTACGCGGACCTGCTCGAGGCGGACGCGGGAGCTCGGCAGCAGCAAGCGGGCGTCGAGCGCCTGGCCGAAGCAGAGCGGCTCCGGTTTCGCTACCAGCAGCCCGGTCTGCCGCTGGAGACGAGCGCCGAAGCCGATGGGGCGAGCTGGCGGGCCGAGAGCGATCGGCTGGTGACCTCGTTGGTTCTCCAGCGCGGCGAGGGCAGGACCGTACGCCTCCGGGTGACCGCTCTGGGAGATGAAGACCTGCCGGATGTGGCGGGGCTCGCCGCGCGAGAGCGGGTGATGACCGAATGGCGCTCCCGGGTGACGCGGGTGCACACCAACGGCCGGCTCCCCTTCGGCGACATGGTACAGCGGGCGATGGACGACCTGGGCTCCTTCGCACTGCTGGAGGGAACCACGGAGGGCTGGCTCGCACCCGCGGCCGGTGCTCCACTGTATCCGGCGCTGTTCGGACGGGATTCTCTCACCTCCACCTGGCAGGCGACCGTGCTGGACCGCGGCGAGCTGCTCGCGGCGACCCTGGTCCGTCTGGCCGAGCTCCAGGGCACCGCGGTGGTGCCCGAGCGCGACGAGGAGCCGGGCCGGATCATTCACTCGGTGCGCCGGGGGCCGCTGGCCAGGCTGGGGATGAACTCGTTCGCCCGATACTACGCGGACTTCGCCAGTCCGTTCATGTTCGTCATCTCGCTGGCGCAGCTCTATGCCTGGACCGGGGACGTGCGACCGGTCCGTCGTCACTGGGACGCCGCTCGGCGGATCCTCGACTGGGCGCGGGAGTACGGCGATCGTGACGGCGACGGCTATCTCGAGTACCAGACGCACGCGAAGGACGGGCCCAAGAACCAGGGATGGAAGGACAGCGGCAACGGAATCGTCTACGAGGATGGACGCCAGGTACCGGCGCCGATCGCGACCTGCGAGATCCAGGGGTACTGGTTCGCGGCTCAACAGCTCACCGCGGTACTGGCCGCGGCGCTCGGGCAGGTGGGCGAGGCGAAGGCCCACTGGGCGTCGGCCCAGTCCCTCAAGGAGCGATTCAACCGCGACTGGTGGATGCCGGACGAACGGTTCTTCGCGCTCGCGCTCGACCCCGAGAAGCGTCCCGCACGAAGCATCACCTCCAACGTGGGTCACTGCCTGGCCGCGGGGATCATCGCCGACGAGCACGTTCCCCCCGTCGTGGGCAGGCTCTTCGCCCCGGATATGTTCAGCGGCTGGGGCATCCGCACGCTCTCGAGCGAGCATCCCTCCTACAACCCGATCAGCTACCATCTGGGCAGCATCTGGACGGTCGAGAACGGGACGATGGCGTTCGGGCTCAGACGGTACGGACTGGACGCGAGAACGCTGGACCTGTTCGAGGCGATGGTGGACCTGGCCATGCTGTACGAGGGCTATCGCGTGCCGGAGTGCGTGGGCGGCTACGCGCGATCCGAGTTCCCCCATCCCGGGGCCTACCCCAGGGCCAACGCTCCCCAGGCGTGGAATCAGAGCGCGCTCCCGCTGCTGCTGCAGACGATCCTCGGTCTCCAGCCGGTGGCGCCCCTGCATCTGCTGGCGATCGACCCGATGCTCCCGGACTGGCTGCCCGAGGTGACCCTCGAAGGTCTCCGCTTAGGCGAGACCCGTGCGACGTTGCGCTTTTGGCGGCGGGAAGATGGCTATACCGATGCCGAAGTGGTCCGCAAACGAGGGCCGCTGCGCCTGGTCCGCCAACCGCCACCCGAATCGCTGTCGGCGGGCCTCGGGGATCGATTCCGGGCCCTGGTCGACAGCGTGCTCCCCTGA
- a CDS encoding DUF4142 domain-containing protein yields the protein MSVARLITTAAGLTLAFAAAPASTLHSQTTPARDTSARIIFGKGAPTTAPAQVTLDSLADTAFVREAIAGNLLEVRLGRAAMQRASSPAVKQFGQQMFRDHTTMGNQWSALISRNRLPVKVALDPAQEQQASRLERLSGADFDRNYMNSMIQDHQQDAQAFQSQGLSARSADVRQLASSDLATIQQHLSMAQQVGAQVGASTNVAVAPQNPQNTRVTSQNAQVHPQRVTGRADELKADRKFVEEMGADNTLEIRLGRAAQQKASNSAVKRFADHMVDDFSKWQDRWAGVASRNGMSLQRGMGSQHQEKLDRVQKRSGAEFDRTYMTTVIEHLESMVPYFQNEGRSANSNQVRSLVADELPALQQNLAQARRIGDQVKAETGRSRNVSKNR from the coding sequence ATGTCCGTAGCAAGACTCATCACCACCGCCGCGGGACTCACTCTGGCCTTCGCGGCCGCGCCTGCGAGCACGCTGCATTCGCAGACGACGCCAGCCCGGGACACATCCGCCCGGATCATCTTTGGGAAGGGCGCGCCGACCACCGCACCAGCGCAGGTGACGCTCGATTCGTTGGCGGACACCGCCTTCGTGCGTGAAGCCATCGCGGGCAATCTCCTGGAGGTGCGGCTAGGCCGGGCGGCGATGCAACGAGCCTCGAGTCCCGCCGTCAAGCAATTTGGCCAGCAGATGTTCAGAGATCACACCACCATGGGCAATCAGTGGAGCGCGCTTATCAGCAGGAACCGGCTGCCCGTCAAGGTGGCGCTGGACCCGGCCCAGGAGCAACAGGCCAGTCGGCTGGAGCGACTGTCCGGCGCGGACTTCGATCGGAACTACATGAACTCCATGATTCAGGACCACCAGCAGGATGCCCAGGCCTTCCAGAGTCAGGGGCTGTCAGCGCGTTCCGCCGATGTGCGGCAGCTTGCGTCCAGCGACCTGGCGACGATTCAACAACACCTGAGCATGGCCCAGCAGGTCGGAGCCCAGGTGGGCGCGAGCACCAACGTCGCGGTCGCACCGCAGAATCCTCAGAATACGCGGGTCACCAGTCAGAATGCTCAGGTGCATCCGCAACGAGTCACCGGCCGCGCGGATGAGCTCAAGGCGGACCGGAAATTCGTAGAGGAGATGGGTGCGGATAACACCCTGGAGATCCGCCTTGGCCGGGCGGCGCAGCAGAAGGCCAGCAACTCCGCGGTGAAGCGGTTCGCGGACCACATGGTGGACGACTTCAGCAAGTGGCAGGATCGCTGGGCCGGCGTGGCCTCGAGAAACGGCATGTCGCTCCAGCGGGGTATGGGATCTCAGCATCAGGAGAAGTTGGATCGGGTGCAGAAGCGGTCGGGCGCCGAGTTCGATCGGACCTATATGACGACCGTGATCGAGCATCTCGAATCGATGGTGCCGTACTTCCAGAATGAGGGCAGGTCTGCCAATTCAAATCAGGTCCGAAGCCTGGTGGCGGACGAGCTCCCGGCGCTGCAGCAGAATCTGGCGCAGGCCCGGCGGATCGGCGATCAGGTGAAGGCCGAGACCGGCCGTTCTCGGAACGTGTCGAAGAACCGGTAG
- a CDS encoding prolyl oligopeptidase family serine peptidase has translation MTPARRRVAIRALAAALATALLVPLTFAAGQQPAPLHYPPTRTVDTVADFHGTRIADPYRWLESIDSADVAAWIKAQNAVTMPYLAALPGRDALKQRLTALFNFPRTGVPFWQGGRWFYTRNSGLQRQNVWYSRSTLQGAARVVIDPNELSPDGSVQLSAFAPSPKGRFVTYGLSEGGADWMTFHVRDLATGKNTADTIRWARFTDVSWTQDDQGFFYSRYPAPPPGEELKAKLEHQTLYYHRLGSSQSRDLRIYERPDQPTWFVGGGTDETGRFLIVYTSKGTDKNELYLADLGNPARPNLRAAIRPVVTGQDANYLPLGVVRGRLYLQTDKDTPNRRIVSLPAAPLDPKSWTTVLAAGEMPIESASLVAGKLAVLSLRDVAAVVRLYSLQGSLERDVPMPGLGSASGLVGRFDRPELFYSYTAPLAPSTAFLYNAKTGTSRPFEPPPLTFDPGRFETERVFYTSNDGTRVPMFVTHRRDLVKNGENPTMLSAYGGFSISITPSFSPAVIAWVEQGGVYAVPNIRGGGEYGERWHQAGMFQRKQNVFDDFIAAAEYLVREKYTSPERLAINGGSNGGLLVGAAMTQRPELFAAAVPQVGVMDMLRFNQFTGGNAWTAEYGTPNDSASFEYLRRYSPLHNIKPGICYPATLVTTADHDDRVVPSHSYKFTATLQAAQTAAAGCANPVLLRVEAQGSHGYRPLDRRIDEWADIWTFVAQHTGMGPTPVKTVTP, from the coding sequence ATGACGCCCGCCCGCCGGCGAGTCGCGATTCGGGCGCTCGCCGCCGCTCTCGCCACCGCACTCCTCGTTCCGCTGACGTTCGCCGCCGGCCAACAGCCGGCGCCGCTGCACTATCCCCCGACCCGCACCGTCGACACCGTCGCCGACTTCCACGGCACCCGCATCGCCGATCCGTACCGATGGCTGGAGTCGATCGACAGCGCCGACGTTGCCGCCTGGATCAAAGCGCAGAACGCGGTGACCATGCCGTACCTGGCCGCCCTGCCGGGCCGCGATGCGCTGAAGCAGCGGCTCACCGCGCTCTTCAACTTTCCCCGGACCGGCGTGCCGTTCTGGCAAGGCGGCCGCTGGTTCTACACCAGGAACTCGGGACTCCAGCGGCAGAACGTGTGGTACTCCCGTTCGACGCTCCAAGGGGCGGCGCGGGTGGTGATCGATCCCAATGAGCTGTCGCCCGATGGCTCGGTGCAGCTCTCCGCGTTCGCCCCGTCGCCCAAAGGCCGGTTCGTGACCTACGGTCTGAGCGAAGGCGGTGCCGACTGGATGACCTTCCACGTGCGCGATCTCGCGACCGGGAAGAACACGGCCGACACCATTCGCTGGGCGAGGTTCACCGACGTGTCCTGGACCCAGGACGACCAGGGCTTCTTCTATTCCCGATATCCCGCCCCGCCACCCGGTGAGGAGCTGAAGGCCAAACTCGAGCATCAGACCCTCTATTACCATCGGCTCGGGAGCTCGCAGTCGCGGGATCTCAGGATCTACGAGCGTCCCGACCAGCCGACCTGGTTCGTGGGCGGCGGAACGGACGAGACCGGCCGATTCCTTATCGTTTACACGTCCAAGGGCACAGACAAGAACGAGCTCTACCTCGCCGACCTCGGCAATCCGGCCAGGCCGAACCTCCGCGCGGCGATCCGGCCGGTGGTCACCGGGCAGGACGCCAACTACCTGCCCCTTGGCGTCGTGCGCGGGCGGCTGTACCTCCAGACGGACAAGGACACACCCAACCGCAGGATTGTCTCGCTCCCGGCAGCCCCCCTCGACCCGAAGAGCTGGACCACGGTGCTGGCCGCCGGCGAGATGCCGATCGAGAGCGCCTCGCTCGTGGCAGGGAAACTGGCGGTGCTCTCCCTGCGGGACGTGGCCGCGGTCGTCCGGCTCTACTCCCTCCAGGGGTCGCTCGAGCGAGACGTACCGATGCCGGGACTCGGCAGTGCGAGCGGGCTGGTCGGGCGCTTCGATCGTCCCGAGCTCTTCTACAGCTATACCGCGCCGCTCGCGCCGAGCACGGCGTTTCTCTACAACGCGAAGACCGGTACGAGCCGCCCGTTCGAGCCACCCCCGCTCACCTTCGACCCCGGCCGATTCGAGACCGAGCGCGTCTTCTATACCAGCAACGATGGCACCCGGGTCCCGATGTTCGTCACCCACCGGCGCGACCTGGTGAAGAACGGCGAGAATCCGACGATGCTCTCTGCCTACGGCGGCTTCTCGATCAGCATTACTCCCTCCTTCAGCCCGGCAGTGATCGCGTGGGTGGAGCAGGGCGGTGTCTACGCGGTGCCGAACATCCGGGGCGGCGGCGAGTACGGGGAGCGCTGGCACCAAGCGGGAATGTTCCAGCGGAAGCAGAACGTGTTCGATGACTTCATCGCGGCGGCGGAGTATCTGGTCCGTGAGAAGTACACCTCGCCCGAGAGGCTGGCCATCAACGGTGGGTCGAACGGCGGGCTGCTGGTGGGTGCGGCAATGACTCAGCGCCCCGAGCTGTTCGCGGCGGCGGTGCCGCAGGTGGGTGTCATGGATATGCTGCGGTTCAACCAATTCACCGGCGGGAATGCGTGGACCGCCGAGTACGGCACCCCGAACGACTCGGCCAGCTTCGAGTATCTGCGCAGATACTCTCCACTGCACAACATCAAACCAGGCATCTGTTATCCCGCGACCCTGGTCACCACGGCCGATCACGACGACCGGGTGGTGCCCAGCCATTCCTACAAGTTCACGGCTACGCTCCAGGCCGCGCAGACAGCGGCGGCGGGCTGCGCGAATCCCGTGCTCCTCCGGGTCGAGGCGCAGGGCAGCCACGGTTACCGGCCGCTGGACCGCCGGATCGACGAGTGGGCGGACATCTGGACGTTCGTGGCCCAGCATACCGGGATGGGGCCGACGCCGGTGAAGACGGTGACGCCGTAA